A DNA window from Acidobacteriota bacterium contains the following coding sequences:
- a CDS encoding prolyl oligopeptidase family serine peptidase, with product MGRLPWDDPELYRFESALTHAKDAPSPFLIMHGTADPTVSFTEGMNFYNALRYNGKRAVMLAYPGEGHGLRGMANRKDLTVRAL from the coding sequence GTGGGGCGTCTCCCCTGGGACGATCCCGAGCTCTACCGCTTCGAGTCGGCCCTGACGCACGCGAAAGACGCGCCGTCGCCGTTTCTCATCATGCATGGCACGGCAGACCCGACGGTTTCGTTCACCGAAGGCATGAACTTCTACAACGCCCTGCGCTACAACGGCAAACGCGCGGTCATGCTGGCGTATCCCGGAGAAGGACATGGCCTACGCGGCATGGCCAACCGCAAAGACTTGACGGTACGGGCACTTTGA